In Solanum stenotomum isolate F172 chromosome 6, ASM1918654v1, whole genome shotgun sequence, one DNA window encodes the following:
- the LOC125867720 gene encoding putative F-box protein At1g47790 isoform X2 — MPTKEKEEIHCKYHSDYDSKKFDVSRCQQQKKKNKKSVHTCQEMDIVAHSQGSIFSQQDLMWEILSWLPVRSLLRFKCVAKSWDITSDPYFQMKHQRHHANSTKFLVVHCNLNRDDNFYSTSSLSSPDDVQKLDDLPPKSHILFGSCHGLFLIGVGSSNNQVLLWNPSTRESILLPPPEFGILNSYFALGYDQTTNDYVVLTIHDDMTLTPVDPHCGILALKSASWRKVCIKTPTLFCPCRDSFGTCMVFIHGAFHWLPCDFLVVSLSISNQTLTEIPFPDQMCNRQPPNLGIKQCSLSVLEGMLCISSSWRRIDGVDTTFMLWAMKDYGVKESWIQLFKINFIGLDLAKSIYRFPDGDVLFDVYTSGEGGFCRSLRTSKGPIQLWFDWFHSFYEYSTIFDVTTFTESLISPKSLL, encoded by the exons atgccaacaaaagaaaaagaagaaatccATTGCAAATACCACTCGGATTACGATAGCAAAAAGTTCGATGTTTCCAGATGCCAAcaacagaagaagaagaataagaaatcaGTTCATACTTGCCAAG AGATGGATATTGTTGCTCATTCTCAG GGTTCAATTTTTTCTCAACAAGACTTGATGTGGGAGATCCTCAGTTGGTTACCTGTGCGATCTCTTTTGCGATTCAAATGTGTTGCAAAATCTTGGGACATAACATCGGATCCTTACTTTCAGATGAAGCATCAACGCCATCATGCCAATTCCACAAAATTTCTTGTTGTCCATTGCAACCTCAATAGGGATGATAACTTCTATTCTACTTCTTCTTTATCCTCCCCTGATGATGTACAAAAACTTGATGATCTCCCTCCAAAGAGTCACATACTTTTTGGTTCTTGTCATGGCTTGTTTCTTATCGGGGTTGGTAGTTCTAATAATCAGGTTCTATTGTGGAACCCCTCTACAAGGGAATCAATACTACTTCCCCCTCCCGAATTTGGAATATTAAATTCTTATTTTGCATTGGGATACGATCAAACTACTAATGACTACGTGGTACTTACAATTCACGATGACATGACACTAACCCCTGTAGACCCACACTGTGGAATTCTTGCCCTAAAAAGTGCTTCTTGGAGAAAAGTCTGTATCAAGACACCTACGTTGTTTTGCCCCTGTAGGGATAGCTTTGGTACATGTATGGTATTTATACATGGAGCATTTCATTGGCTTCCTTGCGATTTTCTTGTGGTTTCATTAAGTATTTCAAATCAGACACTTACAGAGATACCATTTCCAGATCAAATGTGCAATCGGCAGCCTCCCAACCTTGGCATCAAACAATGTAGCCTTTCAGTATTGGAAGGAATGCTTTGTATTTCTTCCTCTTGGAGAAGGATTGATGGGGTGGATACTACTTTTATGTTGTGGGCAATGAAAGACTATGGTGTCAAGGAATCTTggattcaattatttaaaattaactttatCGGACTTGATTTAGCCAAATCGATTTATAGGTTTCCGGATGGTGATGTACTATTTGACGTCTACACTTCAGGCGAAGGAGGGTTTTGTAGGTCACTCAGGACATCCAAAGGACCAATTCAATTATGGTTTGATTGGTTTCATTCATTTTATGAATATAGTACCATTTTTGATGTAACTACTTTCACGGAGAGTTTAATCTCTCCAAAATCacttctttaa
- the LOC125867720 gene encoding putative F-box protein At1g47790 isoform X1: MTQKKMKSVRGTLANREATPKAAMMKISNSNTTKGNQISDSKKFNLSRCQQKKKKKSIANTTRITIAKSSMFPDANNRRRRIRNQFILAKGSIFSQQDLMWEILSWLPVRSLLRFKCVAKSWDITSDPYFQMKHQRHHANSTKFLVVHCNLNRDDNFYSTSSLSSPDDVQKLDDLPPKSHILFGSCHGLFLIGVGSSNNQVLLWNPSTRESILLPPPEFGILNSYFALGYDQTTNDYVVLTIHDDMTLTPVDPHCGILALKSASWRKVCIKTPTLFCPCRDSFGTCMVFIHGAFHWLPCDFLVVSLSISNQTLTEIPFPDQMCNRQPPNLGIKQCSLSVLEGMLCISSSWRRIDGVDTTFMLWAMKDYGVKESWIQLFKINFIGLDLAKSIYRFPDGDVLFDVYTSGEGGFCRSLRTSKGPIQLWFDWFHSFYEYSTIFDVTTFTESLISPKSLL; encoded by the exons ATGACACAAAAGAAGATGAAGTCGGTGAGGGGGACATTAGCAAATCGAGAAGCTACACCAAAGGCAGCGATGATGAAGATATCCAATTCAAATACCACAAAGGGGAATCAGATTAGCGATAGCAAAAAGTTCAATCTTTCCAGatgccaacaaaagaaaaagaagaaatccATTGCAAATACCACTCGGATTACGATAGCAAAAAGTTCGATGTTTCCAGATGCCAAcaacagaagaagaagaataagaaatcaGTTCATACTTGCCAAG GGTTCAATTTTTTCTCAACAAGACTTGATGTGGGAGATCCTCAGTTGGTTACCTGTGCGATCTCTTTTGCGATTCAAATGTGTTGCAAAATCTTGGGACATAACATCGGATCCTTACTTTCAGATGAAGCATCAACGCCATCATGCCAATTCCACAAAATTTCTTGTTGTCCATTGCAACCTCAATAGGGATGATAACTTCTATTCTACTTCTTCTTTATCCTCCCCTGATGATGTACAAAAACTTGATGATCTCCCTCCAAAGAGTCACATACTTTTTGGTTCTTGTCATGGCTTGTTTCTTATCGGGGTTGGTAGTTCTAATAATCAGGTTCTATTGTGGAACCCCTCTACAAGGGAATCAATACTACTTCCCCCTCCCGAATTTGGAATATTAAATTCTTATTTTGCATTGGGATACGATCAAACTACTAATGACTACGTGGTACTTACAATTCACGATGACATGACACTAACCCCTGTAGACCCACACTGTGGAATTCTTGCCCTAAAAAGTGCTTCTTGGAGAAAAGTCTGTATCAAGACACCTACGTTGTTTTGCCCCTGTAGGGATAGCTTTGGTACATGTATGGTATTTATACATGGAGCATTTCATTGGCTTCCTTGCGATTTTCTTGTGGTTTCATTAAGTATTTCAAATCAGACACTTACAGAGATACCATTTCCAGATCAAATGTGCAATCGGCAGCCTCCCAACCTTGGCATCAAACAATGTAGCCTTTCAGTATTGGAAGGAATGCTTTGTATTTCTTCCTCTTGGAGAAGGATTGATGGGGTGGATACTACTTTTATGTTGTGGGCAATGAAAGACTATGGTGTCAAGGAATCTTggattcaattatttaaaattaactttatCGGACTTGATTTAGCCAAATCGATTTATAGGTTTCCGGATGGTGATGTACTATTTGACGTCTACACTTCAGGCGAAGGAGGGTTTTGTAGGTCACTCAGGACATCCAAAGGACCAATTCAATTATGGTTTGATTGGTTTCATTCATTTTATGAATATAGTACCATTTTTGATGTAACTACTTTCACGGAGAGTTTAATCTCTCCAAAATCacttctttaa
- the LOC125867720 gene encoding uncharacterized protein LOC125867720 isoform X3 has translation MTQKKMKSVRGTLANREATPKAAMMKISNSNTTKGNQISDSKKFNLSRCQQKKKKKSIANTTRITIAKSSMFPDANNRRRRIRNQFILAKRWILLLILRSNVQSAASQPWHQTM, from the exons ATGACACAAAAGAAGATGAAGTCGGTGAGGGGGACATTAGCAAATCGAGAAGCTACACCAAAGGCAGCGATGATGAAGATATCCAATTCAAATACCACAAAGGGGAATCAGATTAGCGATAGCAAAAAGTTCAATCTTTCCAGatgccaacaaaagaaaaagaagaaatccATTGCAAATACCACTCGGATTACGATAGCAAAAAGTTCGATGTTTCCAGATGCCAAcaacagaagaagaagaataagaaatcaGTTCATACTTGCCAAG AGATGGATATTGTTGCTCATTCTCAG ATCAAATGTGCAATCGGCAGCCTCCCAACCTTGGCATCAAACAATGTAG
- the LOC125868409 gene encoding uncharacterized protein LOC125868409 produces the protein MDVETIKHHLYKSGFVDNYFIWKHQGEKDVIGEISSDQDLNGGATPELGYDNPYRQMIFDAAGPNFPQGSSWQSFSNIEHELSHPCEPSMEEDPNPESQKLYDLLQAADAKLYLGSSLSQLDVISRMLNIKIENNMSQRGYNQMMQLLIEALPEDNIVLDSYYQTKKVVRSLGLPVEKIDCCELGCMLYWGDDEHLTSCTFCGHDRYKRRIGSHKRKLIPYKKMYYFPLIPRLQRLYASHATAADMRWHHEHTKEDGVMCHPSDSEAWKHFNDTHPFFVDEPRNVRLD, from the coding sequence ATGGATGTTGAAACGATTAAGCATCACCTTTATAAGTCTGGATTTGTTGATAACTATTTTATCTGGAAGCATCAAGGAGAAAAAGATGTGATTGGTGAGATTTCTTCTGATCAGGATTTGAATGGTGGTGCTACACCTGAATTAGGATATGATAATCCATACCGTCAAATGATTTTTGATGCAGCTGGTCCTAACTTTCCCCAAGGTTCAAGTTGGCAATCTTTTAGCAATATTGAACATGAGTTGTCTCATCCTTGTGAACCTTCAATGGAGGAAGATCCTAATCCCGAGTCccaaaaattatatgatttactACAAGCAGCTGATGCAAAATTGTATCTCGGTTCTTCCCTCTCTCAGCTTGATGTTATCTCTCGaatgttaaatattaaaatagaaaacaatATGTCACAGAGAGGTTATAACCAAATGATGCAATTGTTGATAGAGGCTTTACCTGAAGATAACATAGTGCTTGATAGCTACTATCAGACCAAAAAGGTAGTGCGTAGCTTGGGTTTACCAGTTGAAAAGATTGATTGTTGTGAATTAGGATGTATGTTGTATTGGGGTGATGATGAACACCTTACATCTTGTACATTTTGTGGCCATGATAGATACAAGCGTCGTATTGGCTCTCATAAGAGGAAATTGATCCCTTACaagaaaatgtattattttcctttgattCCTAGATTGCAAAGATTATATGCATCCCATGCTACAGCTGCCGACATGAGATGGCATCATGAGCATACAAAAGAGGATGGTGTAATGTGTCATCCATCAGACTCTGAGGCTTGGAAGCACTTTAATGACACTCATCCTTTTTTTGTTGATGAACCAAGAAATGTAAGGTTGGACTGA